From Spiroplasma monobiae MQ-1, a single genomic window includes:
- the pth gene encoding aminoacyl-tRNA hydrolase, with protein sequence MPKLIVGLGNPGSNYTITRHNAGFIAIDLLLEKYGFQKETEDFKSQIFFSNIKGEKVLFVKPQTFMNLSGEAVISIMNYYKINIEDFIVIYDDKDLSMADIRFRDNGSAGGHNGIKNIISHLKTEKFNRLKIGIGEPGQYKIVDWVLSKMNAEEINLIKENVSDISGFVEDFVLDSDLKKIMNKYN encoded by the coding sequence ATGCCAAAACTAATTGTAGGTTTAGGCAATCCTGGATCGAACTATACTATTACAAGACACAATGCTGGATTTATAGCAATTGACTTATTGTTGGAAAAGTATGGTTTTCAAAAAGAAACAGAAGATTTTAAATCACAAATATTCTTTTCTAATATAAAAGGTGAAAAGGTTTTGTTTGTAAAACCACAAACTTTTATGAATCTTTCTGGAGAAGCTGTAATATCAATAATGAACTATTACAAAATTAATATTGAAGATTTTATTGTTATATATGATGATAAAGATTTATCAATGGCCGATATAAGATTTAGAGACAACGGAAGTGCCGGCGGTCATAACGGAATTAAAAATATAATAAGTCACCTAAAAACTGAAAAATTTAATAGATTAAAAATTGGAATTGGGGAACCTGGTCAATACAAAATAGTTGACTGAGTTCTTTCTAAAATGAATGCAGAAGAAATAAATTTAATAAAAGAAAATGTATCAGACATTTCAGGTTTTGTTGAAGATTTTGTTTTAGACTCAGATCTAAAAAAAATTATGAACAAATACAATTAA
- a CDS encoding ribose-phosphate diphosphokinase — translation MNKKDIMIFGLSSNRSLTKKVCDILGVEESQAKTSKFLDGEMIVQSLDSVRGQEIYIIQSTNQPVNDNLIELLIAVDAFKRASAAKINVVIPYFGYARQDRKAKGRQPITSRLVANLIETAGVHRVITVDLHSAQIMGFFNIPIDNFSTAQIVASEIIDTIVAEKLDPEQCILVSPDHGGLTRVHGVAKYTGNITNGIAVIAKRRPEPNKAEVEFILGDVKDKTCFIIDDMIDTGGTIIKGAQALKEQGAKEIYIIACHGLFNGEAVSKMEKVINDGTVKQVVVTDTIEIPEERRFKNLKIISVAKLLARMIQSSYEESSLTGVYNDEQNDIVKRVEEYTKGFKK, via the coding sequence ATGAACAAAAAAGACATTATGATTTTCGGTTTATCATCAAATCGAAGTTTAACTAAAAAGGTTTGTGATATCTTGGGGGTTGAGGAATCACAAGCAAAGACATCTAAATTTTTGGATGGTGAAATGATTGTTCAATCTCTTGACTCTGTAAGGGGACAAGAAATTTACATTATTCAATCAACAAATCAACCAGTTAATGATAACTTAATAGAGTTATTAATAGCTGTTGATGCTTTTAAAAGAGCCAGTGCTGCAAAAATAAATGTAGTAATACCATACTTTGGATATGCTCGTCAAGATAGAAAAGCAAAAGGTAGACAACCAATTACTTCAAGATTGGTAGCAAACTTAATCGAAACAGCGGGAGTGCACAGGGTTATTACTGTTGATCTTCACTCTGCACAAATTATGGGATTCTTTAATATTCCAATTGATAACTTCTCAACTGCTCAAATAGTAGCTTCAGAAATTATTGATACAATTGTTGCTGAAAAATTAGACCCAGAACAATGTATATTGGTATCACCAGATCACGGTGGTTTAACAAGGGTTCATGGTGTGGCTAAATACACAGGTAACATAACAAACGGAATTGCAGTTATTGCAAAAAGGCGTCCAGAACCAAACAAAGCCGAAGTTGAATTTATACTTGGTGATGTTAAAGATAAAACATGTTTCATTATTGATGACATGATTGATACAGGTGGAACCATAATAAAAGGTGCTCAAGCATTAAAAGAGCAAGGGGCTAAAGAAATCTATATTATAGCTTGCCACGGATTATTTAATGGCGAAGCTGTTTCAAAAATGGAAAAAGTAATAAACGATGGGACTGTAAAACAAGTTGTTGTTACAGACACAATCGAAATTCCAGAAGAAAGAAGATTTAAAAACTTAAAAATTATATCTGTTGCTAAGTTATTGGCAAGAATGATTCAAAGTTCTTATGAAGAATCATCACTAACAGGTGTTTACAATGATGAGCAAAACGACATTGTAAAAAGAGTCGAAGAATACACAAAAGGATTTAAAAAATAA
- a CDS encoding ABC-F family ATP-binding cassette domain-containing protein, with protein sequence MGLVFLENLSHANGGKKLYDSTSFRLNRGEHIALIGPNGAGKTTLLNIIAGKMPSDKGDLKIHPKTKIGYLDQHQEVDMEETVDQYLKGAFSELFELEARMNKIYEDMAIEYKEEDLVKALAYQDTLNLNEFDSIDKRIGNLVTGLGIGLDKLDKKMGELSGGQRGKVILAKLLLSGDDFLLLDEPTNFLDLEQVKWLAKFLQSFEKAFIMVSHDNDFINKTCGIIYALENLKLTRYVGNYDKYLEEVEIQREQYDKAFVSQQKEIKKLETYVAKNKARASTAKSAQSRQKQLEKIDVMQERRDLTKPKFSFNYKRPSTNVIVRAENLVIGYDSPLLHALNFELREGEKCIISGRNGIGKTTFLKTMSTEIPSFDGKVELGNAVEYAYFKQIEDVKGITPVAYLMDRFNDITESEARAKIAQFGVKSGLMMQPMEKLSGGEQTRVRLAALSMIPCSLLVLDEPTNHIDVLAKEALLEAIENFKGTVILTTHDINFSTNWANRTLDFSELV encoded by the coding sequence GTGGGATTAGTTTTTTTAGAGAATTTATCACATGCAAATGGTGGTAAAAAGTTATACGATAGCACTTCTTTTAGATTGAATAGAGGGGAACATATTGCCTTAATTGGACCAAATGGTGCAGGTAAAACAACGTTGTTAAATATTATCGCAGGTAAAATGCCCTCAGACAAAGGCGATTTGAAAATTCACCCCAAAACAAAGATTGGTTATTTAGATCAACACCAGGAAGTTGATATGGAAGAAACTGTTGACCAATATTTAAAAGGAGCATTTTCTGAGTTATTTGAACTTGAAGCTCGTATGAATAAAATCTATGAAGATATGGCAATAGAATACAAAGAAGAGGATTTAGTAAAGGCTCTTGCATATCAAGACACACTTAATTTAAATGAATTTGATTCAATAGACAAAAGAATCGGTAACTTAGTTACTGGTTTGGGTATAGGGTTGGATAAATTAGATAAAAAAATGGGTGAGCTGAGTGGTGGACAAAGAGGTAAAGTAATTTTAGCCAAACTTTTATTAAGTGGAGATGATTTTTTATTACTTGATGAGCCGACAAACTTCTTGGACTTAGAACAAGTTAAATGATTAGCTAAATTTTTACAATCATTTGAAAAAGCATTTATTATGGTTTCTCATGACAATGATTTTATAAATAAAACTTGTGGAATAATTTATGCATTAGAAAATTTAAAATTAACTAGATATGTAGGAAACTACGATAAATATTTAGAAGAGGTAGAAATACAAAGAGAACAATATGATAAGGCTTTTGTTTCTCAACAAAAGGAAATCAAAAAACTTGAAACATATGTCGCCAAAAACAAAGCAAGAGCTTCAACTGCTAAATCAGCTCAATCTAGACAAAAACAACTAGAAAAAATAGATGTTATGCAAGAGAGAAGAGATTTAACAAAACCCAAATTCAGTTTTAATTATAAGAGACCAAGCACAAATGTTATTGTTAGAGCAGAAAATCTAGTAATTGGATATGATTCTCCCCTTTTACATGCTCTTAATTTTGAATTGAGAGAAGGAGAGAAATGTATTATAAGTGGTAGAAATGGTATCGGTAAGACAACCTTCTTAAAAACTATGTCTACAGAAATACCTTCTTTTGATGGTAAGGTTGAATTGGGTAACGCTGTTGAGTATGCATACTTCAAACAAATTGAAGATGTTAAAGGAATTACTCCAGTTGCTTATTTGATGGACAGATTTAATGACATTACAGAATCTGAAGCAAGAGCAAAAATTGCTCAGTTTGGAGTTAAAAGTGGTTTAATGATGCAACCAATGGAGAAACTTTCAGGTGGAGAACAAACTAGAGTTAGACTAGCAGCCCTAAGTATGATTCCGTGTAGTTTACTTGTTCTTGACGAACCAACAAACCATATTGATGTTTTAGCAAAAGAAGCCTTGCTAGAGGCAATTGAAAACTTTAAAGGAACAGTAATATTAACCACTCATGATATTAACTTTTCTACAAATTGAGCCAACAGGACTTTGGATTTCTCAGAATTAGTGTAA
- the rsmA gene encoding 16S rRNA (adenine(1518)-N(6)/adenine(1519)-N(6))-dimethyltransferase RsmA — MEFAKKKFGQNFISDKNLINKIIDLLDQEKEHLIIEIGPGRGALTKELVKRFSKVIAIEIDQDMESILKSEINSDKFELIIKDCLEINYKELIEKNKFKRVSLISNTPYYITSEIIFRTLNVSKILDKAIFMVQKEVAQRICAKANENNYNNLSVAAQLYSEVKYEFTVNKSMFKPIPKVDSAIITFDFNENNLSKIKDDVKFVGFVRKIFNNKRKTILNNLSNVTNNKEKAQEILNKINLESNLRPENIDINKFIEIYNEVNLND; from the coding sequence ATGGAATTTGCGAAAAAAAAATTTGGTCAAAATTTTATATCAGATAAAAATCTTATAAATAAAATAATTGATTTACTTGATCAAGAAAAAGAACATTTAATAATAGAAATTGGTCCTGGTAGAGGAGCTTTAACAAAAGAACTTGTAAAAAGATTTTCAAAAGTTATCGCAATTGAAATAGACCAAGATATGGAATCAATTTTGAAATCAGAAATCAATTCAGATAAATTTGAATTGATTATCAAAGATTGTTTGGAAATTAATTACAAAGAATTAATAGAAAAAAATAAATTTAAAAGGGTTTCTCTAATTTCAAATACCCCTTATTACATAACAAGTGAAATCATTTTTAGAACATTAAATGTTTCAAAAATTTTAGACAAAGCCATATTTATGGTTCAAAAAGAAGTCGCACAAAGAATTTGTGCTAAGGCAAATGAAAATAATTATAACAATTTATCTGTTGCTGCCCAACTTTATTCTGAAGTTAAATATGAATTCACTGTAAACAAAAGTATGTTCAAACCAATTCCTAAAGTAGACTCGGCAATTATAACTTTTGATTTTAATGAGAATAATTTATCTAAAATAAAAGATGACGTTAAGTTTGTTGGTTTTGTTAGAAAAATATTTAATAATAAAAGAAAGACAATACTTAATAACCTATCGAATGTAACAAACAACAAAGAAAAAGCGCAAGAGATTCTAAATAAAATTAATTTAGAATCTAACTTGAGACCAGAAAATATCGATATTAATAAATTTATAGAAATATACAATGAGGTAAATTTAAATGATTAA
- the rnmV gene encoding ribonuclease M5, with the protein MKIKQVVIVEGVTDTAKLKKIFGNDNVDTIETNGLALSKNTLNFILDVNNTRGVIIFTDPDGPGLRIRDAINTYLDFKCFNAFINKKSIINSKKIGIAEAKEEDIKEALSNLITFDTNAESISWEEFLQNDFFKPESRKKIAQKYNWSEKINSKRLFKWLNLINLTVEDIRKIVEE; encoded by the coding sequence ATGAAGATAAAGCAAGTAGTAATTGTAGAGGGTGTTACAGACACTGCCAAACTTAAAAAAATATTTGGAAATGATAATGTAGACACCATCGAAACAAATGGACTTGCCTTATCTAAAAACACTTTAAATTTCATTTTGGATGTTAATAACACACGTGGTGTAATCATTTTTACAGATCCAGATGGACCAGGATTACGAATTCGTGATGCTATTAATACCTACTTAGATTTTAAATGTTTTAATGCATTTATCAATAAGAAAAGCATAATTAATTCAAAAAAAATTGGAATAGCTGAAGCTAAAGAAGAAGATATCAAAGAGGCTTTATCAAATTTAATTACATTTGACACAAATGCAGAAAGTATAAGCTGAGAAGAATTTTTACAAAATGATTTCTTTAAACCAGAATCTAGAAAAAAAATTGCGCAAAAGTACAATTGAAGTGAGAAAATAAATTCAAAGAGATTATTTAAGTGACTTAACTTAATTAATCTAACCGTTGAAGACATTAGAAAAATAGTAGAGGAATAA
- a CDS encoding rod shape-determining protein codes for MASWDRKREFVALDLGTANVVAYLGGQGIIYNEPSTMAYDVHTNTVIASGESAYEMIGKTNDDIRMVVPLVDGVIADLDAAKDLIKIIFSRIKLSDILKNALVVLACPSGVTELERSALKQVVSDMGAKNVLVEEEVKLSAIGAGINIAIASGHLVVDIGGGTTDIAIISAGDIVISRSIKVAGNHFDEEIRKYIRAEYNVLIGIKTAEKIKIEIGALTKIDNGRTFRAFGRDVISGLPREVVISPDEVKNALLAPFSKITDLIVEVMENTPAELAGDIIRNGITICGGGALIRGIDTYFESIFQLKVTKAQDPLLTVIEGTKEYEKQAEKWLEVVEMRDSREYNIK; via the coding sequence ATGGCATCATGAGATCGTAAAAGAGAATTCGTTGCTTTAGACTTAGGAACAGCTAACGTTGTTGCTTACCTAGGTGGACAAGGTATCATTTATAATGAACCTTCAACTATGGCATACGATGTTCACACAAACACAGTTATCGCGTCAGGAGAATCTGCATACGAAATGATCGGAAAAACAAATGATGACATCAGAATGGTAGTACCATTAGTTGATGGAGTTATTGCAGACTTAGATGCAGCAAAAGATTTAATTAAAATAATCTTTTCACGTATTAAATTATCAGACATCTTAAAAAATGCATTAGTAGTTCTTGCCTGCCCTTCAGGAGTTACTGAATTAGAGAGAAGTGCATTAAAACAAGTTGTTTCTGATATGGGAGCAAAAAATGTTCTTGTTGAAGAAGAAGTTAAATTATCAGCAATCGGAGCTGGAATTAACATTGCTATCGCAAGTGGACACTTAGTTGTTGACATCGGTGGAGGAACTACAGATATAGCTATTATATCTGCTGGGGACATTGTTATTTCAAGATCAATCAAAGTTGCTGGAAATCACTTTGATGAAGAAATAAGAAAATACATTCGTGCTGAATACAACGTATTAATCGGAATTAAAACTGCTGAAAAAATCAAAATTGAAATCGGTGCATTAACAAAAATAGATAATGGACGTACATTCCGTGCATTCGGACGTGACGTTATCTCTGGATTACCAAGAGAAGTAGTTATCTCACCTGATGAAGTGAAAAACGCTTTATTAGCACCATTTAGTAAAATTACAGACCTAATTGTTGAAGTTATGGAAAACACACCAGCTGAATTAGCTGGAGATATCATTAGAAATGGTATTACAATTTGTGGAGGAGGAGCTTTAATTAGAGGAATTGACACATACTTTGAATCAATTTTCCAATTAAAAGTAACTAAAGCTCAAGATCCATTACTAACAGTTATTGAAGGTACTAAAGAATACGAAAAACAAGCAGAAAAATGATTAGAAGTTGTTGAAATGCGTGATTCAAGAGAATACAACATTAAATAA